From Cercospora beticola chromosome 6, complete sequence, a single genomic window includes:
- a CDS encoding uncharacterized protein (CAZy:GT34), with protein MSMASSPTSYDYITISNKHRHASKHNYDMVWDFEPNPGYGKSWDKLNITRDTIQRTLVGEKSYEWVWMLDLDTLIMNSSVTLEDFVERSLEYGEREGKKREDIHMILTRDCEPLNAGSMIFRASPWMLQMIEQWRSHDVDADAGEGNRLDQGALKGMLQEDVFSSAQKSVIVPQTWMNSYPEEIQCYDPREEALTRPWEYGDFVIHFAGAAWHHAELHDPVGHFMRKYIKYALQ; from the exons ATGAGCATGGCCTCATCTCCAACGAGCTATGACTATATCACAATCAGCAATAAACACA GACATGCCTCGAAGCACAATTATGACATGGTCTGGGACTTTGAGCCGAATCCTGGTTACGGCAAGAGCTGGGACAAGCTCAACATCACCAGAGATACCATCCAGCGCACTCTAGTCGGCGAGAAAAGCTATGAGTGGGTATGGATGCTCGATCTCGACACTCTCATCATGAATTCCTCAGTGACACTTGAAGACTTCGTCGAGCGTAGCTTGGAATATGGTGAACGAGAGGGCAAGAAGCGCGAAGACATCCACATGATCTTGACTAGAGATTG TGAGCCACTAAATGCGGGCAGTATGATTTTCAGGGCCAGCCCATGGATGCTGCAAATGATCGAGCAGTGGCGGTCCCATGATGTCGATGCGGATGCCGGCGAGGGAAATCGTCTGGATCAAGGTGCTTTGAAGGGCATGCTCCAGGAGGACGTTTTTTCTTCTGCTCAGAAGAGCGTGATTGTGCCACAGACGTGGATGAACTCGTATCCCGAAGAAATCCAGTGCTATGATCCTCGCGAAGAGGCATTAACGAGGCCGTGGGAGTATGGCGATTTCGTCATTCATTTCGCTGGTGCGGCCTGGCATCATGCTGAGCTGCATGATCCAGTAGGACACTTCATGAGGAAGTATATCAAGTATGCACTCCAATGA